In Peromyscus leucopus breed LL Stock chromosome 11, UCI_PerLeu_2.1, whole genome shotgun sequence, a genomic segment contains:
- the LOC114694695 gene encoding sentrin-specific protease 2-like, with translation MWQPKQCGIEMKPEASGQGRKRKYLDEGGTEIKSQALEQGKKPKCQDEGATDLEFEGPRKTRKRIPQEQQNLELQSQQPGKDEPWEPHRETLRQLKPLGWATGPQEQAVTGRKSGDGDKGRKRPCCVIEEYAENHERQKYQRLLQHLPPSDHMKSDPQSAHTTLVDTLKIKGCVEGHSHGSRTTQCDPKQSTVVTTKDCVSPDKKVKMCTENSSDTRKNDAVNLEGRSGHDVEPDLLRAEAQVFLHSGSSRSLPNKMPVVMAEKKPAGDQEKVRRMDEVLNVTEDMEKEIRNALGPGPQEEILTSAFKLHITRGDIHTLKNGEWLNDEVINFYMNLLVERNNKKGYPALHVFSTFFYPKLKHGGYCSVKRWTRGIKLFEKEIILVPIHQKVHWSLIVIDLRKQSIIYLDSMGQTGQNICETIFEYLQNESKTRRNIELDPLEWKRYSMTSKEIPQQLNGSDCGIFTCQYADYISRDQPLTFSQQHMPIFRKRMVWEILHCHLL, from the coding sequence ATGTGGCAACCTAAACAGTGTGGGATAGAGATGAAACCTGAAGCTTCTGGGCAAGGTCGAAAACGAAAATACTTGGATGAAGGTGGGACGGAGATCAAGTCTCAAGCTTTAGAACAAGGTAAAAAACCAAAATGCCAGGATGAGGGTGCAACAGATTTGGAGTTTGAAGGGCCCAGGAAAACTCGGAAGAGGATACCTCAAGAACAGCAAAACCTAGAACTTCAAAGTCAACAGCCAGGCAAAGATGAGCCATGGGAACCCCATCgagaaactctaagacaactAAAGCCTCTAGGGTGGGCCACAGGTCCACAGGAGCAGGCTGTAACTGGCAGAAAGTCTGGGGATGGTGACAAGGGTCGCAAGAGGCCCTGTTGTGTCATAGAGGAATATGCTGAAAACCACGAAAGGCAAAAGTACCAAAGGTTACTGCAGCACCTTCCGCCCAGTGATCATATGAAATCTGACCCACAGAGCGCTCACACAACCCTGGTGGACACCTTGAAGATCAAAGGTTGTGTGGAAGGGCACAGTCACGGATCCAGAACAACTCAGTGTGATCCTAAACAATCTACTGTTGTTACCACAAAGGACTGTGTCTCACCAGACAAAAAAGTGAAGATGTGTACAGAGAACTCTTCTGATACACGGAAGAATGATGCAGTAAACCTTGAAGGAAGAAGCGGACACGACGTGGAGCCTGACTTGCTAAGAGCAGAGGCTCAAGTCTTCCTGCATAGTGGCAGCAGTAGGTCACTCCCCAACAAGATGCCAGTAGTTATGGCAGAGAAAAAGCCTGCTGGAGACCAAGAAAAGgtcagaagaatggatgaagtcCTTAATGTTACAGAGGACatggaaaaggaaataagaaatgcACTAGGTCCAGGACCCCAGGAAGAAATCTTAACTAGTGCATTCAAACTGCATATTACTCGAGGAGATATCCACACACTAAAGAATGGTGAGTGGCTCAATGATGAGGTCATCAATTTTTACATGAATCTTCTGGTtgagagaaataacaaaaaaggGTACCCAGCTCTTCACGTGTTCAGCACTTTCTTTTACCCCAAACTAAAGCATGGTGGCTACTGTTCTGTTAAACGATGGACTCGAGGAATAAAactgtttgaaaaagaaattattctagtACCTATTCACCAGAAGGTACATTGGAGCCTGATAGTAATCGACCTAAGAAAACAGAGTATCATATACCTCGATTCAATGGGACAGACAGGGCAGAACATTTGTGAGACCATCTTTGAATATTTACAAAATGAGAGCAAAACTCGAAGGAACATTGAGCTGGACCCTTTGGAGTGGAAAAGATACAGTATGACATCAAAGGAGATTCCTCAACAACTCAATGGGAGTGACTGTGGAATTTTCACTTGTCAATATGCAGATTACATTTCTAGAGACCAACCACTTACCTTTTCTCAGCAACACATGCCCATCTTTAGGAAGAGGATGGTGTGGGAAATCCTGCATTGTCACTTACTGTGA